A genome region from Candidatus Zixiibacteriota bacterium includes the following:
- a CDS encoding cytidylate kinase-like family protein, with translation MTSIDAIINRQILKWELEKRKAEEQKQAEKAPAPIITISRQTGSRGSYFGSRLAQKLNYQRLHRELIDVICQSSGYYKRIVESLDDHARSALDALADGIITGQQVDHSDYVRYLCKVVISMSHLGGVIVMGRGANFILGPERGFHIRVVCPKKCRVENLLKFKEMNERDALKEIESSDASRRDFIHRVFKADIDDPTHYDLVLNTSLVDVEDLVDVTVLALNAKMNKMKNRGSESD, from the coding sequence ATGACCTCAATTGATGCCATTATCAACCGGCAGATTCTCAAGTGGGAACTTGAGAAACGAAAAGCCGAAGAGCAAAAGCAAGCCGAGAAGGCTCCCGCTCCCATTATCACTATCAGCAGGCAGACTGGAAGCCGTGGCTCCTATTTTGGATCGCGCCTGGCGCAAAAACTCAACTATCAGCGCCTGCACCGTGAACTCATCGATGTCATCTGCCAGTCATCGGGCTACTACAAACGGATTGTGGAATCACTCGATGACCACGCCCGGAGTGCGCTTGATGCGTTGGCGGACGGCATTATCACGGGCCAACAGGTGGATCACAGCGATTATGTCCGGTATCTCTGCAAAGTGGTGATTTCGATGTCCCACCTTGGCGGTGTGATTGTCATGGGGCGCGGCGCGAATTTCATTCTGGGTCCGGAGCGGGGGTTTCACATTCGCGTGGTCTGCCCTAAGAAATGCCGGGTCGAAAATCTCCTCAAGTTCAAAGAGATGAACGAAAGGGATGCCCTTAAAGAAATTGAGAGCTCCGATGCCTCTCGCCGGGATTTCATTCATCGCGTATTCAAGGCGGATATCGATGATCCCACGCACTATGATCTCGTCCTCAACACTTCTCTGGTGGACGTCGAGGACTTGGTAGACGTAACGGTGCTGGCGCTGAACGCGAAGATGAATAAGATGAAGAATCGTGGATCAGAATCTGACTGA
- a CDS encoding SagB/ThcOx family dehydrogenase: MSVSIIRALSVCLAVAAGSLQPEENVRTIGPRFHFETSYDAKGLKGKEISTGTEVPLYKTYPGARKIALPPPAVGTLSFEEAVAKRRSVRQFETKAITLEQIARLLHSANGITQNRGGTSHRGVPSAGALYPIELYLVANSVTGLDSGIYHFQVRNTSLEEIKKGDFSERLRQAALGQEALDNAPAAVVITARFDRTTHKYADRGYRYVYMEAGEVCQTLYLQATTLGLGTVAIGAFLDDEVNRVLDLNGSSEAGLLIMPIGYPRE; this comes from the coding sequence ATGTCAGTAAGCATAATTCGAGCTTTGTCGGTATGTCTGGCTGTGGCGGCCGGAAGCCTGCAACCGGAGGAGAACGTGAGAACGATCGGACCAAGATTTCATTTCGAGACCAGCTACGACGCCAAGGGTTTGAAAGGGAAGGAGATCAGTACGGGGACCGAAGTTCCCTTGTATAAAACATATCCCGGCGCTCGGAAGATTGCGCTGCCACCTCCTGCGGTCGGCACCCTCTCGTTTGAGGAAGCAGTGGCCAAACGGAGATCCGTACGGCAGTTCGAGACCAAGGCTATCACGCTAGAACAGATAGCACGACTGCTTCACTCAGCCAACGGCATTACCCAGAATCGGGGTGGGACGAGTCACCGTGGAGTCCCCTCGGCAGGTGCCCTGTACCCAATAGAACTGTATCTCGTCGCAAACAGTGTGACCGGGCTTGATTCAGGTATTTACCATTTCCAGGTTCGGAATACCAGTCTTGAGGAGATCAAGAAAGGGGATTTTTCGGAACGATTGCGCCAGGCGGCGCTTGGACAGGAAGCGCTTGATAATGCGCCGGCAGCTGTTGTGATCACAGCCCGATTTGATCGAACCACCCACAAGTATGCCGACCGCGGGTATCGGTATGTCTACATGGAAGCAGGCGAAGTCTGTCAGACGCTCTATCTCCAAGCCACGACACTCGGACTGGGCACGGTGGCGATTGGGGCATTCCTCGATGATGAGGTAAATCGGGTGTTGGACCTCAATGGCTCTTCGGAGGCCGGACTGCTGATTATGCCGATTGGTTATCCAAGGGAATGA